One part of the Anopheles coustani chromosome 2, idAnoCousDA_361_x.2, whole genome shotgun sequence genome encodes these proteins:
- the LOC131266368 gene encoding spidroin-2-like → MQNVRVKEKVRKRSLAMQSYENRRLKVLALCLMLSVSTLLPTTDALKLSKNRSKSSSSSSSSGRVSKPSSSSSSSSSYSNPGSLSYGSSYQQKPKPSAPVASPGTSNQANIGWNVNSQAKPAGAVQSAGNKPPYPVQQSVPVQSSAPKAPPYPVQSSAAKPPPYPVQSSAAKPPYPVQATHNTHQTHSAPGAPPPYSHGPPPPYSAANNPNVNSRFEPPPVYTAGSQSGFRPGQPGFGQPGAYGQPGGFAQPGGFAQPGGFGQPGGFAQPGGYGHGGGFGQPMGGGYHPPAGGFAASHGSFQGGGVAPPVNYAPAPSFPIAAIPAGAYKPQSSGIGVGGIAAGIGTGLLAGAAGSAIYNALRPDDRSQYRERVTIINNNPVAAAPVEGAAAAAPAAAPAAAPAAAPAAPGVASAPAPAPAPVAPVAGAPPVVPGPDGQASVPLAPMPGATDPGSNGQSASPPGVPDAPVILNQNATTEQQAATNETEVKTPLAEFPQTPLETTTVDPNAKQYIPPPGQYYPATGQYVPPGEYDPATGIFTPGRYIPDTNIFQSGQYDPLTQWFSPGKYEANGTFTPDPNHPPLSLAPNPEPGAAPPAQPETVTPAVASQLKTNGQAASDAALNTVSLFTSLVAFLVSAGGFRLIIRF, encoded by the coding sequence ATGCAAAACGTACGGGTGAAAGAGAAAGTGCGAAAACGCTCGTTGGCGATGCAAAGTTACGAAAATAGGCGGCTCAAAGTGTTGGCTCTCTGCTTGATGCTGTCCGTTTCGACCTTGCTGCCGACGACCGATGCGCTGAAACTCAGTAAGAATCGCAGTAAatcgtcctcctcctcatcTTCGTCGGGCCGTGTTTCAAAGCcgagctcgtcctcgtcgtcctcaTCTAGCTACAGCAACCCGGGTTCGCTCAGCTACGGCAGCTCGTACCAGCAAAAACCCAAACCATCCGCTCCCGTCGCCAGCCCCGGTACGTCGAACCAAGCCAATATAGGATGGAATGTGAATAGCCAGGCGAAACCAGCTGGCGCCGTTCAATCGGCGGGTAATAAACCACCGTACCCGGTCCAACAGAGTGTTCCCGTTCAGTCAAGTGCTCCGAAAGCACCCCCGTACCCCGTACAGTCAAGTGCTGCGAAACCACCCCCGTACCCCGTACAGTCCAGTGCGGCGAAACCACCGTATCCGGTACAAGCGACCCACAACACGCACCAAACTCACTCGGCCCCGGGTGCTCCGCCACCATACTCGCacggaccaccaccaccttatTCCGCCGCAAATAATCCGAATGTGAACTCGCGTTTCGAACCACCCCCGGTCTACACTGCAGGAAGCCAGTCTGGTTTCAGACCTGGGCAGCCTGGTTTTGGTCAACCGGGAGCATACGGACAACCGGGTGGTTTCGCACAACCGGGTGGTTTCGCACAACCGGGTGGTTTTGGACAACCTGGTGGATTTGCGCAACCGGGAGGCTACGGACATGGGGGAGGATTCGGACAACCGATGGGTGGAGGCTATCATCCTCCGGCAGGTGGATTTGCCGCTTCGCATGGCTCTTTCCAGGGTGGCGGTGTTGCCCCTCCAGTGAACTATGCTCCGGCCCCGTCTTTCCCGATCGCTGCTATCCCCGCGGGCGCCTATAAGCCACAATCATCCGGAATCGGTGTCGGTGGTATTGCGGCTGGTATCGGAACGGGTTTGTTGGCGGGAGCCGCAGGATCGGCTATTTATAATGCTCTTCGACCGGACGATCGCAGCCAGTACCGTGAACGAGTGACCATCATTAACAATAATCCCGTGGCTGCAGCTCCTGTCGAAGGAGCCGCTGCAGCAGCGCCAGCGGCAGCCCCTGCTGCAGCTCCAGCAGCTGCACCGGCCGCTCCAGGAGTAGCAtcagctccagctccagctccagctccgGTCGCCCCAGTAGCGGGAGCACCTCCAGTAGTCCCTGGACCCGATGGACAGGCATCCGTACCACTCGCACCAATGCCAGGTGCTACCGATCCTGGCTCGAATGGCCAATCGGCATCGCCACCAGGAGTCCCGGATGCTCCGGTGATTTTGAATCAAAACGCCACCACCGAACAACAGGCAGCGACGAACGAGACGGAAGTCAAAACTCCTCTGGCAGAATTTCCACAAACTCCCCTCGAAACGACCACGGTCGATCCGAATGCGAAGCAATACATCCCACCTCCGGGCCAGTACTATCCAGCTACCGGACAGTACGTTCCACCAGGTGAATACGATCCGGCCACGGGTATCTTCACCCCAGGACGCTACATCCCCGATACGAACATCTTCCAATCTGGCCAGTACGATCCACTGACGCAGTGGTTCTCGCCCGGAAAGTATGAAGCGAATGGAACATTTACTCCGGACCCGAACCATCCGCCACTCTCCCTGGCTCCGAACCCAGAACCCGGAGCGGCCCCACCTGCTCAACCGGAGACTGTAACGCCTGCCGTCGCATCACAGTTGAAAACCAATGGTCAGGCAGCGAGTGACGCCGCTTTGAACACGGTGTCTCTATTCACGTCCCTCGTTGCGTTCCTCGTATCAGCTGGGGGCTTCCGGTTGATCATTCGCTTTTAA
- the LOC131266370 gene encoding eukaryotic peptide chain release factor GTP-binding subunit ERF3A, with product MAQETDGNEVSTKFSTLNVNAVEFVPSFCTSSTSAPASTAVPATAAAATTSGGGSPTTANPAAPTVVPTSATSSAGSSSGGGGGLGGGGGGATTPTSTAATPTPPSSSAPTPMERDDDVVIKTPENNESEPLDSWDAEEDSILTPEDEEMELDDGEGDGDAALKLAKKKPPKLEESRSKKEHVNVVFIGHVDAGKSTIGGQIMSLTGMVDKRTLEKYEREAREKSRESWYLSWALDTNQEERDKGKTVEVGRAYFETEKKHFTILDAPGHKSFVPNMIGGAAQADLAVLVISARKGEFETGFDRGGQTREHAMLAKTAGVKHLVVLVNKMDDPTVNWDVARYNECKDKILPYLKKLGFNPLKDLTFMPVSGITGQGLREPIDASTCPWYQGPAFIPFIDELPSLNRKTDGPFIMPIVDKYKDMGTVLMGKVESGVAKKGTCLLVMPNRTQVAVDQLWSDDEEVTSVGPGENVKIKVKGIEEEDVSPGFVLCDASNPIKTGKIFDAQVVILEHKSIICAGYSAVMHIHCAAEEITVKALICLVDKKTGDKSKTRPRFVKQDQVAIMRIECSGLICLEQFKLFPQMGRFTLRDENKTIAIGKVLKVVE from the exons ATGGCACAGGAAACCGATGGCAACGAGGTTAGCACCAAGTTCAGTACGCTGAACGTGAACGCGGTGGAGTTTGTTCCCAGTTTCTGCACATCGTCCACGAGCGCACCGGCATCGACGGCAGTGCCAGCGacggcggcagcagcaacaacgagCGGTGGCGGTTCCCCAACGACGGCCAACCCTGCCGCTCCCACGGTAGTGCCCACGTCGGCCACGTCGAGTGCCGGCAGCAGCAGTGGCGGAGGTGGCGGActcggtggtggcggcggcggtgcaACCACTCCGACGTCCACTGCTGCCACGCCAACACCGCCGTCCTCGTCCGCCCCAACGCCCATGGAGAGGGACGACGATGTGGTCATCAAAACGCCAGAAAACAATG AAAGCGAACCACTCGACAGCTGGGACGCAGAGGAGGACTCAATCCTGACGCCCGAAGATGAGGAAATGGAATTGGACGACGGCGAGGGCGACGGTGATGCCGCGCTGAAACTGGCGAAAAAGAAGCCCCCGAAGTTGGAGGAAAGTCGAAGCAAAAAGGAACACGTGAACGTTGTTTTCATCGGACACGTCG ATGCCGGTAAATCAACGATCGGTGGACAAATCATGTCGCTCACCGGAATGGTAGACAAACGAACGCTCGAGAAGTACGAACGGGAGGCGCGTGAAAAATCGCGAGAAAGTTGGTACTTATCATGGGCGCTCGATACAAATCAGGAGG AACGTGACAAGGGAAAAACGGTGGAAGTTGGTCGTGCCTATTTTGAGACTGAGAAGAAGCATTTCACCATCCTCGATGCGCCGGGACACAAGAGTTTCGTGCCGAACATGATCGGCGGTGCGGCGCAGGCCGATCTAGCGGTGCTGGTGATTTCCGCCCGAAAGGGTGAGTTCGAAACCGGCTTCGATCGAGGCGGGCAGACGCGGGAGCATGCGATGCTGGCCAAAACCGCCGGCGTCAAGCATCTCGTCGTGCTGGTTAACAAAATGGACGACCCAACGGTCAACTGGGACGTGGCGCGTTACAACGAATGCAAAGACAAAATATTACCATACCTCAAGAAACTAGG ATTTAACCCGCTGAAGGATCTTACGTTCATGCCGGTGTCCGGAATTACTGGGCAGGGGCTACGGGAACCGATCGATGCATCAACCTGCCCGTGGTACCAGGGTCCGGCCTTTATTCCGTTCATCGACGAGCTGCCGTCACTCAACCGTAAAACCGACGGTCCGTTCATAATGCCAATTGTGGACAAATACAAGGACATGGGCACGGTGCTAATGGGAAAAGTGGAATCCGGTGTGGCAAAGAAGGGCACCTGTTTGCTAGTGATGCCTAATAGA ACTCAAGTGGCCGTTGATCAGCTGTGGTCCGACGATGAGGAAGTGACATCCGTGGGGCCAGGCGAAAACGTTAAAATCAAAGTGAAG GGCATAGAGGAGGAGGACGTATCGCCCGGTTTCGTCCTGTGCGACGCTTCCAATCCGATCAAAACGGGCAAGATATTCGATGCGCAGGTCGTGATCCTAGAACACAAGTCAATCATTTGTGCGGGATACTCGGCGGTAATGCATATACACTGTGCTGCGGAAGAAATTACTGTTAAG GCTCTTATTTGTTTAGTTGATAAGAAAACGGGAGACAAATCGAAGACAAGGCCACGCTTCGTGAAGCAGGATCAGGTCGCCATTATGAGAATTGAATGCTCCGGATTGATATGCTTAGAGCAGTTTAAACTCTTCCCTCAGATGGGCCGCTTTACGCTTCGAGACGAGA ATAAAACCATCGCCATCGGAAAAGTCCTTAAGGTTGTGGAATAA
- the LOC131267516 gene encoding clavesin-2-like — MPEPEGVMHKLYMDRELPPKVAEVARVQGEDPDRTSLMIEELRDMIYEKGDCLPHRVDDDYLIKFLRARFWNVSNAYNLLVRYYAFRESSPEFYENVNPMALRSLGDDDIISISPYRDQEGRRVIFFKFGKWRPSKIPIVDLFRATMLLLEVGSLEPQSQVLGGVGIMDLEGLTLNHAWNLTPAVAQKMLSLLATSMPLRTSQIHIVNQGWVFDTAFQIFKPLLTEKMRQRLFFHGSDRASLHKFIDPEALPVRYGGTKPEYPYTYWLEHLSKNEKVVDELQQLAMPEIKAATKSAPNGKALPDDANNALPTVTLFADQPERAKKINELRSMIQNYDDCQRRCDDLFLCRFLYCSDWNVEESFGRIVKLIKLKEANPEWFFHKPIATYGELLNRNIKFALDRRDRRGRRVFVTRLGAIDFSTMAVTDLANLDDIWFELMLNELDTLDTGVTCLIDMSGYSLKGLRFLTPQNIRVGSAKADLLPLKNIEFHVVNSSVFMNAAVAILYPMLSKRIKESVHFHYSNWDSLHEHIPADILPQEYGGTGGKTFDYATINAQVMNRANEFDRLLVYGGQREIVKSSVPASIVPKGKGSKTKGKSKEGDKKKTSKVCAVEE, encoded by the exons ATGCCGGAACCGGAGGGAGTTATGCACAAGCTGTACATGGACCGGGAGTTGCCGCCGAAGGTTGCGGAGGTGGCGCGCGTGCAGGGTGAAGATCCGGACCGAACCAGTCTGATGATTGAGGAGCTGCGTGATATGATTTACG AAAAAGGTGACTGCCTCCCACACCGCGTGGATGACGATTATCTCATTAAGTTTCTACGCGCACGTTTCTGGAACGTATCGAACGCGTACAATCTGTTGGTCCGCTACTACGCCTTCCGCGAGAGCAGTCCAGAATTCTACGAGAACGTGAACCCAATGGCGCTGCGTTCGCTGGGTGATGACGACATCATCAGCATCTCACCATATCGGGACCAGGAAGGCCGGCGAGTGATATTCTTCAAGTTTGGCAAATGGCGTCCATCGAAAATCCCCATCGTAGACCTGTTCCGTGCGAcgatgttgctgctggagGTTGGCTCGCTGGAACCACAGTCACAAGTGCTCGGTGGCGTTGGCATTATGGATCTGGAGGGTCTTACGCTGAACCACGCTTGGAATCTGACGCCAGCGGTCGCGCAAAAGATGTTGTCACTGCTCGCAACCAGCATGCCGCTACGCACCAGCCAGATCCACATCGTTAACCAGGGCTGGGTGTTCGATACCGCCTTCCAGATCTTCAAACCACTGCTGACGGAGAAGATGCGTCAACGATTGTTCTTCCACGGATCCGACCGGGCCTCCCTGCATAAGTTCATCGACCCGGAAGCCCTTCCGGTACGGTACGGTGGCACTAAACCGGAGTATCCGTACACCTACTGGTTGGAGCATCTCAGCAAGAACGAAAAGGTGGTCGATGAACTGCAGCAACTGG CCATGCCGGAAATCAAAGCGGCAACGAAGAGTGCACCCAACGGGAAGGCCCTTCCGGATGATGCTAACAACGCCCTCCCGACGGTGACCCTTTTCGCGGATCAACCCGAACGTGCGAAGAAGATCAACGAGCTGCGCAGTATGATTCAAA ACTACGACGATTGCCAGCGGCGATGTGACGATCTGTTCCTGTGCCGGTTTCTCTACTGCAGCGATTGGAACGTGGAGGAATCGTTCGGGCGGATCGTGAAGCTGATTAAGCTAAAG GAAGCGAATCCGGAATGGTTTTTCCACAAACCGATCGCCACGTACGGCGAGCTGCTGAACCGGAACATCAAGTTCGCACTGGATCGTCGCGATCGGCGCGGGAGGCGCGTGTTTGTGACGCGACTGGGGGCGATCGACTTCTCCACGATGGCCGTGACCGATCTGGCGAACCTGGACGATATCTGGTTCGAGCTAATGCTGAACGAACTCGACACGCTCGATACGGGCGTCACCTGCCTGATCGACATGAGCGGCTACTCGCTGAAGGGCTTGCGCTTCCTGACGCCGCAGAACATCCGGGTCGGGTCGGCCAAGGCCGACCTGCTGCCGCTGAAGAACATCGAGTTCCACGTGGTCAACTCGTCGGTGTTTATGAATGCGGCCGTCGCCATCCTCTACCCGATGCTGAGCAAGCGCATCAAGGAGAGTGTCCACTTCCACTACTCCAACTGGGACTCGCTGCACGAGCACATCCCGGCGGACATTCTGCCCCAGGAGTACGGTGGCACCGGGGGAAAGACCTTCGACTATGCGACAATCAACGCTCAGGTGATGAATCGAGCCAATGAGTTCGATCGATTGCTTGTCTACGGAGGACAGAGGGAGATCGTCAAGTCCAGCGTTCCGGCCTCGATTGTTCCGAAGGGCAAGGGAtccaaaacgaaaggaaaaagcaaGGAAGgcgacaaaaagaaaacttcgaAAGTATGTGCAGTAGAGGAATAG